One Jeotgalibaca porci genomic region harbors:
- the cbpB gene encoding cyclic-di-AMP-binding protein CbpB — MISEEVRKMLLQDDDGQIFVSSENVANLNLNNNLNHAVLVLSKIGYNAIPVLDNESHIRGLISMSMIMNAIMGLDAIRFEALETLKVKDVMDTNVPIVDESDELEDVLRNLIDHSFLCLADEQGVFKGIVTRKEILSRVNHLVHEIHNQYTLLVKETSNAK, encoded by the coding sequence ATGATTAGTGAAGAAGTTAGAAAAATGCTCCTTCAAGATGATGACGGTCAAATATTCGTTTCAAGCGAAAATGTGGCCAACTTAAATTTAAATAATAACTTGAACCATGCGGTACTCGTCCTATCTAAAATAGGCTACAATGCGATACCCGTGCTTGACAATGAATCACATATTCGTGGTTTAATTTCAATGTCGATGATTATGAATGCCATTATGGGATTGGATGCCATTCGTTTTGAAGCACTTGAAACACTAAAAGTGAAAGATGTCATGGATACAAATGTTCCGATAGTAGATGAATCGGACGAATTAGAAGATGTCTTAAGAAATTTAATCGATCACAGCTTCTTATGTTTGGCTGATGAGCAGGGTGTGTTTAAAGGAATCGTCACTCGTAAGGAAATTTTAAGTCGGGTGAACCATCTCGTCCACGAAATTCATAATCAATACACGTTATTAGTAAAAGAAACATCAAATGCGAAATAA
- a CDS encoding mechanosensitive ion channel family protein codes for MKFLATTPGDNPIDETIDTVVKSSNYFVRWWNSINWTEIISLIMTKAIFLLLTLLLFFLIKKIITFLMKRTFERKRNKMDFSSSRRSTIYKMLENAFSYTLAFFFIYTVLSILGIPISTLIASAGIAGLAIGLGAQTFINDIVNGFFILLEDQFDVGDSVTIGDFSGKVVSIGLRSTQLQGFDGTHHFLPNHTIDVISNNSRNNMRAMIEIHLPADTDFDQVRQILEKVNKQLVPNFPEIVSGPSYIGPHNAPNGLLTMKVVFYTLNGQQFNVHDHFLAKYLDVLGENGITLPKQSIVG; via the coding sequence ATGAAATTTTTGGCAACTACCCCCGGAGACAATCCGATTGACGAAACAATTGATACAGTAGTAAAATCTTCTAATTATTTTGTAAGATGGTGGAACTCTATTAATTGGACAGAAATAATTTCTCTCATCATGACAAAAGCAATCTTCTTATTACTGACACTTTTGTTATTCTTTCTTATCAAGAAAATCATTACGTTCTTAATGAAGCGAACTTTCGAACGCAAAAGAAACAAGATGGATTTTTCCAGCAGTCGAAGAAGTACTATTTATAAGATGTTGGAAAATGCCTTCTCCTATACACTCGCGTTCTTCTTTATTTACACTGTCTTATCTATTTTGGGTATTCCAATTTCAACCCTCATAGCCAGTGCCGGAATTGCAGGTTTGGCTATTGGTTTAGGTGCGCAAACATTTATTAATGATATCGTAAACGGTTTTTTTATTTTATTGGAAGATCAATTTGATGTAGGTGATTCCGTTACAATCGGTGATTTCTCCGGTAAAGTTGTTTCAATTGGACTCCGCTCTACACAATTGCAAGGTTTCGATGGAACCCATCACTTTTTACCAAATCATACAATCGATGTCATCAGCAACAACTCACGTAATAATATGCGTGCGATGATTGAGATTCATTTGCCGGCTGATACAGACTTTGATCAAGTACGCCAGATTCTGGAAAAAGTTAATAAGCAGTTAGTACCAAATTTCCCGGAAATCGTCAGCGGTCCAAGTTACATTGGTCCCCACAATGCTCCTAACGGTCTGTTAACCATGAAAGTTGTCTTCTATACGTTGAATGGACAACAGTTTAATGTACACGACCATTTTCTAGCTAAGTATTTAGATGTATTAGGCGAAAATGGGATTACTCTGCCTAAACAAAGTATTGTAGGTTAA
- the ccpA gene encoding catabolite control protein A, with product MEKQTITIYDVAREANVSMATVSRVVNGNPNVKPSTRKKVLEVIDRLDYRPNAVARGLASKKTTTVGVLIPDVTNVFFASLARGIDDIATMYKYNIILANSDQNENKEIQVLNTLLAKQVDGIIYMGNKITDELRAEFARSKTPVVLAGTVDPDQEVGSVNIDYIDATEKVIAKLIESDRKNIGFISSQIANPINGQYRLKGYKNALLSAGITYDESFVFESDGSVDAGESMAAQLLEKGIDSAYVTDDELAIGLLNGIINAGVNVPEDFEIISSNNSKITEMARPKLSSIMLPLYDIGAVAMRLLTKIMNKEEIDEKTITLPYKIVYRGTTTLEEE from the coding sequence ATGGAGAAACAAACAATTACAATTTATGATGTTGCCCGCGAGGCCAACGTCTCTATGGCTACTGTTTCACGTGTTGTAAACGGAAACCCAAACGTAAAACCATCTACACGTAAGAAAGTATTGGAGGTAATTGATCGCTTAGACTACCGTCCTAACGCTGTTGCCCGTGGACTTGCCAGTAAGAAAACAACGACTGTTGGTGTTCTTATCCCAGACGTTACGAATGTGTTCTTTGCATCACTAGCTCGTGGTATTGACGATATTGCTACTATGTACAAGTATAACATTATCCTAGCAAACTCTGACCAAAATGAAAATAAAGAAATCCAAGTTCTAAACACTTTGTTAGCTAAACAAGTGGACGGAATCATTTATATGGGTAACAAGATTACAGACGAACTACGTGCAGAATTTGCACGTTCTAAAACACCTGTTGTACTTGCAGGGACTGTTGATCCTGACCAAGAAGTTGGTAGTGTAAACATTGACTATATCGACGCGACAGAAAAAGTAATTGCAAAATTAATTGAAAGCGACAGAAAAAATATTGGATTTATTTCTTCTCAAATCGCTAATCCTATCAACGGTCAATACCGCTTGAAAGGATACAAAAATGCGCTTCTATCTGCAGGTATTACTTATGATGAATCCTTTGTTTTCGAAAGTGATGGATCGGTTGACGCAGGCGAGAGCATGGCAGCACAGTTACTTGAAAAAGGAATTGATAGTGCCTATGTTACGGACGATGAGTTAGCAATCGGTTTGCTAAACGGTATTATTAACGCTGGCGTTAATGTACCAGAAGACTTTGAGATTATTTCAAGTAACAACTCTAAAATTACTGAAATGGCTCGTCCAAAACTAAGTTCGATTATGCTTCCGCTTTATGATATCGGTGCAGTAGCAATGCGTCTTCTAACTAAAATTATGAACAAAGAAGAAATCGATGAAAAAACAATCACGTTGCCATACAAAATTGTTTACCGTGGCACAACAACGCTAGAAGAAGAATAG
- a CDS encoding aminopeptidase P family protein, with product MSDMKKNNIDVAFFSDPSTIHLMTGYLSEPHERILAFMIFKDATPILFTPALEIEDAKATVSNIQVESYLDTQNPWEIIQTLIISKGILHSNWAIEKQHLTVQKLEALQEFFPRGCFTFDYSPFMANLRISKSADEIEKMKKAGYWADEAIKIGALALHAGVSELEIVAEIEYQLKKRGISQMSFDTMVLFGDNAANPHGTPGERKLKTNEFVLFDLGVVYEGYTSDVTRTLFFGDAPSEQQEKVYNLVLNAHDAAMAKATLDMSASNLDGIARNIIADQGYGTYFNHRLGHGLGQSVHEFPSIMEGNEMPLVKNMCFSIEPGIYIPNEVGVRIEDCGYLDEHGFHSFTFFPTHLTAYTDFMKS from the coding sequence ATGAGTGATATGAAAAAAAATAATATCGACGTTGCATTTTTTAGCGACCCCAGTACAATCCATTTAATGACGGGTTATTTGAGCGAGCCACATGAACGCATTTTAGCATTCATGATTTTTAAGGATGCGACTCCAATTCTCTTCACCCCTGCTTTAGAAATTGAAGATGCCAAAGCAACCGTTTCCAACATCCAGGTGGAAAGTTACCTTGATACCCAAAACCCTTGGGAAATCATCCAAACTCTGATAATTAGTAAAGGAATATTGCACTCTAATTGGGCGATAGAAAAACAACATTTAACTGTTCAAAAACTGGAGGCACTACAAGAATTTTTCCCTAGAGGCTGTTTTACTTTCGACTACTCTCCTTTTATGGCAAACTTGCGTATCAGCAAATCAGCCGATGAAATTGAAAAAATGAAAAAAGCTGGATACTGGGCTGATGAAGCTATCAAAATCGGAGCACTTGCCCTTCATGCTGGAGTAAGTGAACTTGAAATCGTTGCAGAAATCGAATACCAATTAAAAAAGCGCGGAATTAGTCAGATGAGTTTTGACACGATGGTACTCTTTGGTGACAATGCTGCAAACCCACATGGGACTCCCGGAGAAAGAAAGCTCAAAACAAATGAGTTTGTGTTATTTGATCTAGGTGTTGTCTATGAAGGATATACTAGCGACGTTACGCGGACATTATTCTTCGGTGACGCTCCTTCCGAACAACAAGAAAAAGTTTATAACCTTGTTTTGAACGCACATGATGCGGCTATGGCAAAAGCTACATTAGATATGTCTGCTTCTAACTTAGATGGTATCGCACGCAACATTATTGCGGATCAAGGGTATGGCACTTACTTTAACCATCGTCTCGGTCACGGGTTAGGACAAAGTGTCCATGAGTTCCCTTCAATTATGGAAGGAAATGAAATGCCGCTTGTAAAAAATATGTGTTTCTCAATTGAACCCGGTATTTATATCCCCAATGAAGTAGGTGTCAGAATTGAAGACTGTGGTTACTTAGATGAACATGGCTTCCATTCTTTCACATTTTTCCCGACACATCTAACCGCATATACAGATTTTATGAAAAGCTAA
- a CDS encoding DUF948 domain-containing protein, whose amino-acid sequence MHMSWGEIAGLIAAIAFAALAVFLILAIRKATVILDEVSKIAEEANKSIAVITKDVDHLSIEVEGLLNKTNTLVDDLNGKISKTDPLFTAIGDLGVTVSDVNQSTRNLATSITGKTNKLKKESSVSKLGRTATTLNRRRKEKKAAQDTNINIY is encoded by the coding sequence ATGCATATGAGTTGGGGTGAAATAGCGGGGCTGATTGCGGCAATCGCATTTGCAGCTTTAGCAGTCTTTTTAATCCTAGCAATCCGAAAAGCAACGGTTATTCTCGATGAGGTATCAAAAATTGCTGAGGAAGCAAACAAGAGTATTGCAGTAATTACTAAAGATGTTGACCATCTTTCCATTGAGGTTGAAGGATTGTTAAATAAGACGAATACATTGGTCGATGATTTAAACGGAAAAATAAGTAAGACCGACCCATTATTTACAGCGATTGGGGATCTGGGAGTCACTGTTTCTGATGTGAATCAGTCAACACGAAACCTGGCAACCTCAATTACCGGTAAAACGAACAAATTGAAGAAAGAGTCTTCTGTCAGCAAGCTCGGAAGAACTGCAACCACATTAAACCGTCGTCGCAAAGAGAAAAAAGCTGCCCAAGACACCAATATTAATATTTACTAA
- a CDS encoding YtxH domain-containing protein — translation MGKKQGGFVLGAIIGGAAAAITALLYAPKSGKELREDISNEFDDFMDTMYDYKDIAVEKGSELVEVAKETTDDIKVSLKDTSSHLKSQYNETKGKVTEDFQKAKTEVDKTMADVKEAASVGKDVATEVVEEAKTEAKKETDMNL, via the coding sequence ATGGGTAAAAAACAAGGCGGATTTGTACTAGGAGCAATTATCGGGGGAGCAGCAGCAGCTATTACAGCACTACTGTACGCGCCAAAGTCTGGTAAAGAACTTCGTGAAGATATCTCAAATGAATTTGATGATTTTATGGATACAATGTACGACTACAAAGACATCGCAGTTGAAAAAGGCAGCGAGTTGGTAGAAGTAGCAAAAGAAACAACAGATGATATCAAAGTTAGCTTGAAAGATACTTCAAGCCACTTGAAATCACAATATAATGAAACTAAAGGTAAAGTAACAGAAGATTTCCAAAAAGCAAAAACAGAAGTTGATAAAACAATGGCTGACGTTAAAGAAGCTGCTTCAGTTGGAAAAGATGTTGCAACTGAGGTTGTTGAAGAAGCAAAAACAGAAGCTAAAAAAGAAACAGATATGAATCTTTAA